One segment of Ziziphus jujuba cultivar Dongzao chromosome 12, ASM3175591v1 DNA contains the following:
- the LOC107403282 gene encoding ATP synthase subunit beta, mitochondrial translates to MASRRLLASFLRSSARRSTAKSPIGNSNPRLSSPSPVRRSSPGGYILTRVADYATSAAAAASPATSAPPKKDAGKGGKITDEFTGAGSIGHVCQVIGAVVDVKFDEGLPPILTALEVQDHPIRLVLEVAQHLGEGMVRTIAMDGTEGLVRGRRVLNTGSPISVPVGRATLGRIINVIGEAIDEKGELKTDHYLPIHREAPAFVEQATEQQILVTGIKVVDLLAPYQKGGKIGLFGGAGVGKTVLIMELINNVAKAHGGFSVFAGVGERTREGNDLYREMIESGVIKLGDKQAESKCALVYGQMNEPPGARARVGLTGLTVAEHFRDAEGQDVLLFIDNIFRFTQANSEVSALLGRIPSAVGYQPTLSTDLGGLQERITTTKKGSITSVQAIYVPADDLTDPAPATTFAHLDATTVLSRQISELGIYPAVDPLDSTSRMLSPRILGDEHYNTARGVQKVIQNYKNLQDIIAILGMDELSEDDKLTVARARKIQRFLSQPFHVAEVFTGAAGKYVELKENVNSFQGVLDGKYDDLPEQSFYMVGGIDEVVAKAEKIAKENV, encoded by the exons ATGGCTTCGCGAAGGCTCTTAGCCTCGTTTCTGCGATCATCGGCACGCCGATCAACGGCCAAATCTCCGATCGGGAACTCTAACCCTAGGCTTTCATCCCCATCTCCCGTGCGTCGATCTTCACCTGGCGGCTACATCCTAACGCGCGTTGCCGACTACGCTACCTCAGCCGCAGCCGCGGCATCTCCGGCTACATCCGCTCCGCCGAAGAAGGATGCCGGAAAGGGTGGGAAGATCACTGACGAGTTCACCGGTGCCGGTTCGATCGGGCATGTCTGCCAGGTCATTGGTGCTGTCGTCGATGTGAAATTCGACGAGGGCTTGCCGCCGATCTTGACGGCGCTTGAGGTTCAGGACCACCCGATCCGACTGGTTCTTGAGGTGGCTCAGCACTTGGGTGAAGGTATGGTTCGTACCATTGCTATGGATGGTACCGAAGGGCTTGTTCGAGGTCGACGCGTGCTCAACACTGGCTCTCCGATCTCT GTTCCTGTTGGTAGGGCTACCCTTGGTCGTATCATAAATGTAATTGGAGAGGCAATTGATGAGAAGGGCGAACTCA AAACCGACCACTATTTGCCCATTCATAGAGAAGCCCCAGCTTTCGTTGAGCAAGCTACTGAACAACAGATCCTTGTTACTGGAAtcaag GTTGTTGATCTCCTTGCACCATACCAAAAAGGTGGAAAGATTGGGCTTTTTGGGGGTGCTGGTGTAGGAAAAACTGTGCTTATTATGGAACTTATCAACAACGTTGCTAAAGCACATG GTGGTTTCTCTGTGTTTGCTGGTGTAGGTGAAAGAACACGTGAGGGTAATGATTTGTACAGGGAAATGATTGAGAGTGGTGTTATTAAGCTTGGAGATAAGCAG GCTGAAAGCAAGTGCGCCCTGGTGTATGGTCAAATGAATGAACCCCCTGGTGCACGTGCTCGTGTTGGGCTTACTGGGCTGACTGTGGCTGAGCACTTCCGTGATGCTGAGGGACAGGATGTACTTCTCTTCATTGACAATATTTTCCGCTTTACCCAA GCAAACTCTGAGGTGTCTGCTTTGCTTGGTCGTATCCCTTCTGCTGTTGGTTACCAACCCACCTTATCTACTGATCTTGGAGGCCTTCAAGAACGTATTACAACCACCAAGAAAGGTTCCATCACTTCTGTCCAAGCTATTTATGTGCCTGCTGATGACTTGACAGATCCTGCTCCTGCTACCACTTTTGCTCACTTGGATGCCACAACTGTGTTATCTCGTCAG ATATCTGAGCTTGGTATCTATCCAGCCGTGGATCCCCTAGATTCTACATCTCGTATGCTTTCTCCTCGTATCTTGGGTGATGAACACTACAACACTGCACGTGGTGTCCAGAAGGTCATTCAAAATTACAAGAATCTTCAAGATATCATTGCTATTTTGGGAATGGATGAGCTCAGTGAAGATGACAAATTGACTGTTGCCCGTGCTCGTAAAATCCAAAGGTTCTTGAGCCAGCCTTTCCATGTTGCAGAAGTATTCACTGGAGCTGCTGGCAAGTATGTTGAGTTGAAAGAGAATGTTAACAGCTTCCAG GGAGTGTTGGATGGAAAATACGATGACCTTCCTGAACAGTCCTTTTACATGGTTGGAGGTATTGATGAGGTCGTTGCTAAGGCTGAGAAGATTGCCAAGGAGAATGTCTAA